GGTAGACCCGCGACGCGACGATGCGCCCGCCCTTCACCTCCAGCACCTCCGCCACCGGCAGGGGCGCTTCATTGGGGGCGTGGCGCAGGTACTCCATGAACACCCGGTCCCCGTCCGCCGTGAGGGCCGTCTCCTCGTAGCGCAGACCCGGCAGCCGGGCGATGGCGTCCCTCCACCACCGCTCCAGGGCCGGCCGGCCCACCAGGCGCCCGCCCGTCTCCGGGTGCAGGACGCGAATCTTGGGCGAGGTGTGTGTTGCATCCTCCGCGTACAGCGCCACCAGCGCGGTGACGTCGTGGGCGTTGAAGGCCTTGAGCCATGCCCGGGCCAGGGAGAAGTTTTCGCTCGCGCTCATTGTTATGAGACCTCAGTCGGAACAGGGACAGCGGAAAGTAGGCGGATGTACGCCCCGCGTCATGCGGATTTGTCTGGTAACTGGGTCCTGTGGGAAGTAAGGGCCCCGCCTGCTCTGTTCCCTCAGGCAATTTTTTCAATCGAAGAAGGACCGGATCGTGGCCTCCAACGTACCCATCGAGAAGATTCGTAACATCGGTATCTCCGCCCACATCGACTCGGGCAAGACGACGCTGTCCGAGCGCATCCTGTTCTACACGGGCAAGATCCACGAGATCCACGAGGTCCGCGGCAAGGACGGCGTGGGCGCGGTCATGGACTCGATGGACTTGGAGCGTGAGAAGGGCATCACCATCCAGTCCGCCGCCACGTACGCGATGTGGGGCGACTTCAACATCAACCTGATCGACACCCCGGGACACGTGGACTTCACCATCGAGGTGGAGCGCGCGCTCCGCGTCCTCGACGGTGCCATCCTGGTGCTCTGCTCCGTGTCGGGCGTGCAGTCGCAGTCCATCACGGTGGACCGCCAGATGAAGCGCTACAAGGTTCCGCGCATCGCGTTCATCAACAAGATGGACCGCTCGGGCGCGAACTACGATCGCGTCGCCGCGCAGCTGAAGGAGAAGCTGGGCCACCACGCGGTGAAGCTCCAGTACCCCATCGGCGCGGAGGACCGCTTCCAGGGCCTCATCGACCTGCTCTCGATGAAGGCGTTCTACTTCGACGGCGAGAACGGCGAGCACATTCGCGAGGAGGCCATCCCCGCGGACATGCTGGACGAGGCCAAGCTGCGCCGTGACGAGATGATCGAGGGCATCGCCAACGTCGACGACGAGCTGGGCGAGGTCTTCCTCATGGACCCGGGCTCCATCACCGAGGAGCAGCTGCGCGCCGCCGTGCGCCGCGCCACCATCGCGCTGAAGATGACGCCGGTGATGTGCGGCTCCGCGTACAAGAACAAGGGCGTGCAGCTGCTGCTCAACGCGGTGTGCAGCTACCTGCCCAACCCCAAGGAAGCGACCAACGAGGCGCTCGACCAGAAGAACAACGAGGCCAAGGTCATCCTGGAGTCGGACCCGGCCAAGCCCTTCGTCGGTCTGGCGTTCAAGCTGGAAGACGGCCGCTACGGCCAGCTCACCTACATGCGCATCTACCAGGGCAAGGTGAGCAAGGGTGACTTCATCATCAACCAGGTGAACCAGAAGAAGGTCAAGGTTCCGCGCATCGTCCGCATGCACGCGTCGGAAATGCACGACGTGAACGAGGCCACGGCCGGCGACATCGTCGCGCTGTTCGGCATCGAGTGCGCCTCCGGCGACACGTTCACCGACGGCACCGTGCAGTACACGATGACGTCCATGTTCGTGCCGGACGCGGTCATCTCCCTGGCGGTGACGCCGAAGAACCGCGACACGCTGGCGAACTTCTCCAAGGCGCTCAACCGCTTCCACAAGGAAGACCCCACCTTCCGCGTGCGCCGTGACGAAGAGTCCGCGCAGACCATCATCAGCGGCATGGGCGAGCTCCACCTGGAGATCTACATCGAGCGCATGAAGCGCGAGTACAACTGCGAGGTGGTCGCCGGTAAGCCCCAGGTGGCGTACCGCGAGACCATCTCCCAGAAGGGCGAGTTCGCGTACACGCACAAGAAGCAGACCGGTGGTTCGGGTCAGTTCGCGCGCGTGTGCGGCTACGTGGAGCCCCTGCCCTCGGACGCCGTGCAGCAGTACGAGTTCGTGGACGACATCGTCGGTGGCTCCATCCCGCGCGAGTTCATCCCCGCGTGCGACAAGGGCTTCCAGGAGGCCGTGAAGAAGGGCAGCCTCATCGGCTTCCCCGTGGTGGGCCTGCGCGTGGTCATCAACGACGGCGCCTTCCACGCGGTCGACTCGTCCGAAATGGCGTTCAAGACGGCCGCCATCATGGGCTTCCGCGAGGGCTACGCCGCCGCCAAGCCGGTCATCCTCGAGCCGATCATGAAGGTCGAAGTCACGGCTCCGGAAGACTTCCAGGGTTCCGTCGTGGGCCAGCTGAACCAGCGCCGCGGCACCATCCTGGAGACGGGCACCGCGGAAGGCTACGTCACGGCCGTGGCGGAAGTGCCGCTGAACACGATGTTCGGCTACTCCACCGACCTGCGCTCCGCCACCCAGGGCAAGGGCGAGTTCACGATGGAGTTCTCCAAGTACATGCCGGTCCCCCGCAACGAGGCGGAGGCCCTGATGACGCAGTACAAGGAGAAGCAGGCCGCGGAGCAGGCTGCCCGCAAGTAGTCCGGGTGCCCACGCCGCACTGGCTGTAGGAAGGGCGCTCCCCGCTTCAAGTGGGGGGCGCCCTTTCGCTTTTCCCCTCCCCCTTTTCGAAAGGTTCCTTTCCGTGACGCTGCTTCGCGCCGCCAACGTCCAGCTCGCCTTCGGCAGCCGCACCGTCTTCGAGGGCCTCACCTTCACCATCGAGGAGGGCGAGCGCGTGGGCCTCGTGGGCGTCAACGGCTCCGGCAAGTCGTCCCTGATGAAGATATTGGCCGGCGCGGCGAAACCGGACCTGGGCGAGCTGCAGCTGCGCCGGGGCGCGCGCGTCACCTACCTGCCCCAGGAGCCGGAGTTCCCCGAAGGCGCCACCGTGCAAAGCGAGCTCGCCGTGTCCCAGGCGCCGCTGAAGGAGGCGCTGGACGCTCACGCGGAGCTGTCCCGGAAGCTGGAGGCGGACCCCGCGCACGCGACCCCGAAGATGCTGGAGCAGCTGTCCGCGCTGAGCGACCGCATTGAGCAGGCGGGCGGCTGGGACACGGAGCACCACGCGAAGACGCTGCTGGACCGCCTGGGCGTGAAGGACTGGGACCGTCCGGTGGCGCAGCTGTCCGGAGGCCTGCGCAAGCGCGTGGCCATTGCCCGGGCGCTGCTCACGCGCCCGGACCTGCTGCTTTTGGACGAGCCCACCAACCACCTGGACGCGGACACCGTGGACTGGCTGGAGGACGAGCTGGACAAGCTGCCCGGGGCGCTCCTGCTCGTCACGCACGACCGCTACTTCCTGGACGACCTGGTGGACCGCATCGTGGAGATCCAGCCCGGCGGCGGCCTCGTCTCCTACCCCGGCAACTACGCGGCCTACGTGGAGCAGAAGCTCGTGGCCCAGGAGAACGCGGAGACGGCGGAGCACAAGCGCGGCCGCTGGATTGCCCAGGAGGTGGCCTGGCTGCGCAAGGGCCCGGAGGCGCGGCGCACCAAGAGCAAGGCCCGCATCGAGCGGGCGCAGAAGCTGCTGGCGGAGAAGGGCTTCCAGCGCCCCAAGGTGGCGGACTTGAAGGTGGTGGCCGCGCCCCGGCTGGGCCACACCGTCATCGAGGCCGAAGGGCTGAAGAAGTCCTTCGGTGACCGCAAGGTGCTGGACGGCGTGGACTTCCGGCTCCAGCGCGGCGAGCGCGTGGGCTTCCTGGGCCCCAACGGCGTGGGCAAGACGACCTTCCTGCGCGTGCTGCTGGGCGAAATCCCGGCGGACAGCGGCAAGCTCGTCATCGGGAAGAACACGAAGGTCGCCTACTACGATCAGCAGCGCGCCCAGCTGGACCCGGAGCAGACGGTGTACGACGCGGCCTCCAACGGCGAGGACCACGTGGAGCTGGCGGACCGGAAGGTGGCCCTGCGCGACTACCTGGAGGACCTGCTCTTCCCGGTGCCCATGCAGCGCATGAAGGTGGGCGCGCTGTCCGGCGGCGAGCGCAACCGGCTGCTGCTGGCGCGGCTCTTCTTGGAAGGCGCCAACGTGCTGGTGCTGGACGAGCCCACCAACGACCTGGACATCGTCACCCTCAACATCCTGGAGCGGCTGCTCCTGGAC
The sequence above is drawn from the Corallococcus sp. NCRR genome and encodes:
- a CDS encoding nuclear transport factor 2 family protein, which encodes MSASENFSLARAWLKAFNAHDVTALVALYAEDATHTSPKIRVLHPETGGRLVGRPALERWWRDAIARLPGLRYEETALTADGDRVFMEYLRHAPNEAPLPVAEVLEVKGGRIVASRVYHG
- the fusA gene encoding elongation factor G, with protein sequence MASNVPIEKIRNIGISAHIDSGKTTLSERILFYTGKIHEIHEVRGKDGVGAVMDSMDLEREKGITIQSAATYAMWGDFNINLIDTPGHVDFTIEVERALRVLDGAILVLCSVSGVQSQSITVDRQMKRYKVPRIAFINKMDRSGANYDRVAAQLKEKLGHHAVKLQYPIGAEDRFQGLIDLLSMKAFYFDGENGEHIREEAIPADMLDEAKLRRDEMIEGIANVDDELGEVFLMDPGSITEEQLRAAVRRATIALKMTPVMCGSAYKNKGVQLLLNAVCSYLPNPKEATNEALDQKNNEAKVILESDPAKPFVGLAFKLEDGRYGQLTYMRIYQGKVSKGDFIINQVNQKKVKVPRIVRMHASEMHDVNEATAGDIVALFGIECASGDTFTDGTVQYTMTSMFVPDAVISLAVTPKNRDTLANFSKALNRFHKEDPTFRVRRDEESAQTIISGMGELHLEIYIERMKREYNCEVVAGKPQVAYRETISQKGEFAYTHKKQTGGSGQFARVCGYVEPLPSDAVQQYEFVDDIVGGSIPREFIPACDKGFQEAVKKGSLIGFPVVGLRVVINDGAFHAVDSSEMAFKTAAIMGFREGYAAAKPVILEPIMKVEVTAPEDFQGSVVGQLNQRRGTILETGTAEGYVTAVAEVPLNTMFGYSTDLRSATQGKGEFTMEFSKYMPVPRNEAEALMTQYKEKQAAEQAARK
- a CDS encoding ABC-F family ATP-binding cassette domain-containing protein; translation: MTLLRAANVQLAFGSRTVFEGLTFTIEEGERVGLVGVNGSGKSSLMKILAGAAKPDLGELQLRRGARVTYLPQEPEFPEGATVQSELAVSQAPLKEALDAHAELSRKLEADPAHATPKMLEQLSALSDRIEQAGGWDTEHHAKTLLDRLGVKDWDRPVAQLSGGLRKRVAIARALLTRPDLLLLDEPTNHLDADTVDWLEDELDKLPGALLLVTHDRYFLDDLVDRIVEIQPGGGLVSYPGNYAAYVEQKLVAQENAETAEHKRGRWIAQEVAWLRKGPEARRTKSKARIERAQKLLAEKGFQRPKVADLKVVAAPRLGHTVIEAEGLKKSFGDRKVLDGVDFRLQRGERVGFLGPNGVGKTTFLRVLLGEIPADSGKLVIGKNTKVAYYDQQRAQLDPEQTVYDAASNGEDHVELADRKVALRDYLEDLLFPVPMQRMKVGALSGGERNRLLLARLFLEGANVLVLDEPTNDLDIVTLNILERLLLDFAGSTLLVTHDRYFLDKVATAILSFDGEGKVTRYEGNYDMYKRLREQSQAAALKAAAAQKKDEQKKDEPREEPAQKPAQKKPGKLSYKDQRELDGMEATIEAAEKRKAELEAKLADPTVYSQGSKVAEVNQALEATTAEVDRLYTRWQELQDLAAGTA